The DNA sequence CATCCGAGATACTGAGGGACCTAAGGGTGGAGCTCGAGAACTCCATCAGGCTTATGGATCTCATCAGGAAGGCCTCTTACGGCGTTGAAATCTCCAAGGTCGAGGGAGAGGTCAGAAGGGAGGAGATGAGGGAGGAAAGGCCCTCCTTCAAGCCCCTCGAGTGGCCGGGCAGGCTGGCCCTAGTAACGTTTAAAACTCATGTGCCCAGGTTCGTCGGTGTGGACATGAAGGTGTATGGTCCGTTCTCCGAGGGTGACGTCGCGCTGATACCTGAGGAGAATGCTGAGGCCCTCAAGATGAGAGACGCGGTGGAGGTGGTTGAGGATGCAGGTGCCGGCGACGATTAGAACCTACTGTCCCAGGTGCAGGAGGCACACGCCCCACAAGGTCTCGCTCTACAAGGCCGGAAGGGCCAGGACTCTCTCCTGGGGCCAGAGGCAGTTGGAGAGGAAGAGGAGGGGCTATGGAGGGGAGCCCAGGGGGATGCTGAGGAGGAAGGCCAAGACGACGAAGAAGGCCCTCCTGGTGCTCACGTGCGAGGAGTGCGGGAGGAAGGTCCTGAGGAACCTGGGAAGGCTGGCCAAGGTGGAGGTGCAGAGGTGATATGAGGGAGCTCATACCGCTGCCCAAGAGCTACTTCGTCAGGGTCAGGTGCCCCAGGTGTGGGAACGAGCAGGTCATATTCTCCCACGCCTCCAGGGTCGTGAGGTGCCACGTCTGCGAGGAGGTCCTGGCCAGACCCAGGGGAGGGAAGGCCGAGATACTGGCCCCGCAGATGGAGAGGCTCGGGTTAATGTCGCCTAAGACAGATTGAGCCAAATCAAGGAGATTTTATTTAGCATCAGGCCTCCAGGAGATCGGCCCTCCCCCTAAGCACGAGGAAAGCTGCTGCGCTTGCCGGGAGCCTGACGCTCTCCCCCTCGCCGTAAGGCCCGAAGGACTCCCCCCTCATCCTGAACCTGGGCACCGCTAGCTTCACCTCAACGGTGAGCTCGGGCTCGTTGGGAAGGCCGACCGCATCCTCGAATGGGTTCATCGTGGTGTATTCATCAAGGGTGAGACTGAGGGCCCTGAAACCGGTCTTACCGTGGAGGCTGTTCGGTATCCTGGTGAGCCTTCCGGCGTCCATCGTCACCATCCAGTCTATCCTGGCGGCAGATCTTGGGATGAGGGAGCTTATCGATTCCTCAAGCCTTCTCCTCTCCCTTTGGCTCATCCTGACGGCCCCTCCCCCCATCAGCCTCTCCGCCAGCTCCCCTCCCATCATCCTCAGGGCCCTGGCCACGTGACCGCTCCTGGCGTCAACCCTCAGACCCTTCCCATCAGCGTACATGAAGCTGGAGAGATCTAGGCCCATAGCCATGACGTAGTGGGCGATCTCCCTCCTCTCCTCCTTCCCCAGCTGGGTCAGGGGGCCATCGATCACCCTGACGTGGAAGCCCCTGTTTCCCGTGTAGGTTATGAGCACCCACCCGGGGTCCACCCCCAGGTCATGCAGCAGTATCTCCAGCAGCTTCCTCACCTCCTCCCTGCTCACCTCTATGCACCTCTCGTTGAGCCAGTGGTTCACCTCAATCCTCTCAGACCCGCACTGGGGGCACCTGTTTGGGCTCAGTCCGGTCCCCATGCTCCCGCATCCCTTGCACCTCCATATGGAGCCCCTCTCGCATTCCTCATCCCTTAGGTCGCTGGAGTCTATGTCGAAGAGTAGATCGGCCCTCAACCTTCCCTTTTCGCTCATATCTGCCTCGGGCCTCTCGTAGAGCGAGACGGAGTAGTAGGCATCCAGTGGGGGCTCGTAGACGAGGTGCCTCCTCAGCTCCTCAAGGTCCCTGAAGGCCATGTGCCTCCTCACCCTCCCGTCGAATCCCCTGAACATGAACTCCCTCCTCTCCACGTTAGGCACGTAGATGGCTCCCCTCATGGACCTGTAGTATGCCCTGAAGAGGTCCATTATGGCCCTCAGTCCCTCCTCCTCCCGCAATCCGCGCAAAGCCCCCAGAGCCTCATGGTCTCGCAGCTTGGGGGCCTGTACCTTCTCCTCGCTATGTGGCTCACCTGATAAGCTGTCACCTTCTCCTTGAAGTCAGGGAGGCTCCTTAGGAGGTCTATTATCTGCTCCTCCTTCCAGCCGTAGCTCAGGAGGTAGGAGACGAGCGCGAACCTGGCCTGGTGGCTCAGGTTATCCCCGGACCTCACCCTCTCCACGAGCTCCGAGATGCAGGGGGGGAGCTCCCCCTTCACCCGGGCCTCGACCTCAATTCCTCTCTCGCTCAGGCTCAACTCCTCGGCGATCCTCCTCAGGGGATCGGGCAGCTCCGCAGCTGGAGTCCTCAAGACGTTCTCCCTGACGTATTCGGCCATCAGCCTCTCCAGCTCGTACCTGTCAACCAGAACGTAGCCCTTGGAGACCACCCTGTTCACGAGCCTCCACCTCCTCCCCCCTATCCTGG is a window from the Candidatus Korarchaeota archaeon NZ13-K genome containing:
- a CDS encoding 30S ribosomal protein S27e, whose protein sequence is MRELIPLPKSYFVRVRCPRCGNEQVIFSHASRVVRCHVCEEVLARPRGGKAEILAPQMERLGLMSPKTD
- a CDS encoding 50S ribosomal protein L44e; the encoded protein is MQVPATIRTYCPRCRRHTPHKVSLYKAGRARTLSWGQRQLERKRRGYGGEPRGMLRRKAKTTKKALLVLTCEECGRKVLRNLGRLAKVEVQR